A genomic region of Branchiostoma lanceolatum isolate klBraLanc5 chromosome 4, klBraLanc5.hap2, whole genome shotgun sequence contains the following coding sequences:
- the LOC136433984 gene encoding YLP motif-containing protein 1-like isoform X4 encodes MYPSWNQQPYGSQQDMQGYQHQSQMNTYQQQLYWQHYYALQQNQQSNPPPASSAPPDPVGGLNPPLPSETGEKPPLPSEPPPQDNPPLPGNATEPAAGTANSAEAAKMTQLAEQARQWQAMKQWQEYQYSMMQQTMQQQQAWIVQQQENMQQQHAMQQMTPDQINTEVERQAEQFQKQYEQWQKQFEDWKEQHKNHPNQEQFLQYEQQWKQWQLQMEQMWAAQKEQLHKAKEMAQEQEQQPPPTPTSGAAFSQAGAMSTAPYSQTGTMSGPSYSQAGPPYSQTGPPYSSAGTQAGTMSSQAGSMSRPPHSQSAGTGMQNTPYSQAGPMSGPPHSQPAGTGMQNTPYSQAGSMSGPPHSQTPGTGMQNAPYSQAGPMQGPGPNQGYPPRGPRFDGPRGPRFDGPRGSRFGGPRTPGFDGSSGPQFRGRGPMMEQNRPRFGPRGGQQQPGMRGPRPLLDDYGPAGRGNMFGQRQEQQTGPGGVEQGGGPMGRGRGFAQDFGRGIGRGDGESQGPGQLSGSGSKDDMEIDDSSESPDTAQGADMGQEYGNNQGPKPGMGRGFGGPGQGPGMGRGFSSQGPGMGRGFGGQGQGPGMGRGYGGQGQGPGMGRGFGGQGQGPAMGRGFSGQGQGPGIGRGFGGQAQGMGRGFGGPGQAQGMGRGMSGQGQGPDQGGGFSGQGQGPGMGRGFSSPGQTQGMGRGMSGLGQGPDKDGGQGQGHDVGPGFGSPGQRPGMGRGFGGPNQGPGQGRGFGNNQGQSQGPGEEGGFPRGGGSVQFGPGRGRGRGQEPGLQQGRGPGMGRGFQQDSQQGMGRGYGQEPGDFGAGRGRGFNMSEQSGDSNIPSLLGDSPGTGQATGGQEKSKEETEENQASEQSLGMDEDFRKSQGMTFGPRGQSPMQRPRGPGFGQAEGQRFGPRGRGFGQMEGGPRFGPRGSGFNQTERFGPRGRGLEQNEGPRFGPRGRGFDQTEGQRFGPRGRGFGQSEGPRFGPRGQSEGSRFGPRGRGFDQTEGASRFGPRGGVDQFGRPRFDPRNQEGVGSRGMMEGHGPRGMAPNQGPRPPGPGTASPAEEPKAASAQEGSKDVDLRTSRGKVDETKSQPDKGDKKGPDSKPEQGKKPEVPKQGTVASTGQPSQAPAGKSPAPSPAKQAIDKKTPEASKSSSQPSMVKTSAPQSSGSQTPAASTSTVSGAGPSPPVRGRGETASEVPEKGTGSNKEDKTEGGTPKFSQREADLLVKAAKDLKMIREAQEQLRRLEEISALQKVTAAMSEHLRPGSGRGRGRGQETGTESKDNKEGGIGRGKDVGRGAAGELGTRGPESSLGREPLRGPDSEQIPGTEQDMELASHSSRGSNHGRDLGGLEGARLGRGGPDEARMGYDERYKSYREREEVGYGEQPYRGYQDDYYEEESGRDPYGREQYRGRQHAYGDDRDYGGDPFQDPYYSRQDEYGEDYRRETPYYEDERPGEKYRREDPLRRGEEYGLTDDYRWAEVYGRGEEFPRGRDREPQPPGVDDTYLYERHAYSDDQYTLDRAGVREDSQSRGLAGRVVESIDYGHGEKAPGKGFSHLLTTSPAEAASKPSFSHLLSASTATAPPEAPAASQGSLFSRVSMVEEIDYGHGQHAPLGREVGADTFLRERGVVVGRAEEDRLSGRGIEGVPRERSRERSRDRTSLDDGRRGRSIEDARLPPREREVSRERDRERSWDRDRERSRDRERERERGFVREGDLPSRGRERDLPRDDRDRGRGLDDRYDRSRRREADDLDRYRVGRDRDTDREGFYPESSSSSYRDYDRDRHDRERDRESPPEGADSPSQGTSLSQSTFPPPPPTSRYERDRDPYARERDFYFDRQPYADRGAYGGGPPPPGHYDVRDPYGGPPPPQQPPEEPKPETVSAEDILKEPGRKNRPKQLVAILRGPPGCGKTHVARLIKEKETEAGASAPRIFSLDDYFMTEVEKTEKDPETGRRVKTKVLEYEYEPEMEETYRASMLKAFKKNLDNGFFPFMIVDAVNDKVKHFQPFWSAAKSKGFEVYLVELTAEPHACARKNTHKRTLKDITKILDRWESAPRHMMRMDVRMLLQEAAITEVEMEDFDNSQDSSQGDPQQSAGSKGPEEEEDAEEGQVFYAKSRWEMDTSEHQLDKLDGIRLHKKSAEDRRQSMSEFLSLVDEYNRNVQPGKKKVRWADIEERQDQEKKRARGFVVGQTQEDWERMTGGDSYAERALKRTKFF; translated from the exons ATGTACCCATCGTGGAACCAGCAGCCGTACGGGTCCCAGCAGGACATGCAGGGCTACCAGCACCAGTCACAGATGAACACCTACCAGCAGCAGCTCTACTGGCAGCACTACTACGCCCTGCAGCAGAACCAGCAGAGCAACCCTCCACCGGCGTCTTCTGCGCCTCCCGATCCCGTGGGGGGCCTGAACCCCCCTCTCCCGTCAGAGACCGGGGAAAAGCCCCCCTTGCCGAGCGAGCCGCCGCCGCAAGACAACCCACCCTTGCCAGGCAACGCGACAGAG CCTGCAGCCGGTACAGCCAACTCCGCGGAAGCTGCTAAGATGACCCAGCTAGCCGAGCAGGCGCGACAGTGGCAGGCCATGAAGCAGTGGCAGGAGTACCAGTACAGCATGATGCAGCAGACCATGCAGCAACAGCAGGCCTGGATCGTGCAGCAACAAGAGAACATGCAGCAACAG CATGCCATGCAGCAGATGACCCCTGACCAGATCAACACGGAGGTCGAGCGGCAGGCGGAGCAGTTCCAGAAGCAGTACGAACAGTGGCAGAAGCAGTTCGAGGACTGGAAGGAGCAGCACAAGAACCACCCCAACCAG GAGCAGTTCCTTCAGTACGAGCAGCAGTGGAAGCAGTGGCAGCTGCAGATGGAGCAGATGTGGGCGGCGCAGAAGGAGCAGCTCCATAAAGCCAAGGAGATGGCACAAGAACAGGAACAACAACCACCACCAACCCCCACCTCAGGTGCAGCCTTCAGCCAGGCAGGGGCCATGTCCACCGCCCCCTATAGCCAGACAGGCACCATGTCAGGGCCTAGCTACAGCCAG GCTGGACCCCCCTACAGTCAGACAGGACCACCATACAGTTCAGCGGGTACCCAGGCTGGTACAATGTCTAGCCAAGCTGGCTCCATGTCCAGACCTCCCCACAGCCAGTCTGCAGGAACAGGTATGCAGAACACCCCTTACAGTCAGGCTGGGCCCATGTCTGGCCCTCCCCACAGCCAGCCTGCAGGAACAGGCATGCAGAACACCCCTTACAGTCAGGCCGGATCCATGTCTGGCCCTCCCCACAGCCAGACTCCAGGGACAGGCATGCAGAATGCTCCATACAGTCAGGCTGGGCCCATGCAGGGGCCGGGTCCTAACCAGGGTTACCCTCCCAGAGGGCCAAGGTTTGATGGGCCCAGAGGGCCGAGGTTCGACGGGCCACGTGGGTCACGGTTTGGCGGCCCAAGAACCCCAGGGTTTGACGGCTCGTCCGGCCCACAGTTCAGGGGCAGGGGACCCATGATGGAGCAGAACAGACCCAGGTTTGGCCCCCGGGGCGGACAGCAACAACCCGGGATGAGGGGGCCAAGGCCACTGCTGGATGACTACGGGCCAGCTGGAAGAGGAAACATGTTCGGCCAAAGACAGGAGCAACAGACAGGGCCAGGAGGTGTGGAGCAAGGTGGGGGACCCATGGGTAGGGGGAGGGGCTTTGCGCAGGACTTCGGCAGAGGGATTGGACGTGGCGATGGGGAAAGTCAGGGCCCAGGCCAGCTCTCGGGGTCTGGCAGCAAAGATGACATGGAAATTGACGACTCCAGTGAAAGTCCGGATACAGCACAAGGGGCAGACATGGGTCAAGAGTATGGTAATAACCAAGGTCCGAAACCTGGCATGGGACGTGGGTTTGGTGGCCCAGGACAAGGGCCAGGAATGGGTCGTGGATTCAGCAGTCAAGGGCCAGGAATGGGTCGTGGCTTCGGCGGCCAAGGACAGGGGCCAGGGATGGGCCGGGGCTATGGTGGCCAAGGACAAGGGCCTGGAATGGGCCGAGGCTTTGGTGGCCAAGGACAGGGGCCAGCGATGGGTCGAGGCTTTAGTGGCCAAGGACAAGGGCCTGGAATAGGTCGAGGCTTTGGTGGCCAAGCCCAAGGCATGGGACGTGGCTTTGGTGGCCCGGGACAAGCACAAGGAATGGGTCGGGGAATGAGTGGCCAAGGACAGGGGCCAGACCAAGGCGGAGGCTTCAGTGGCCAAGGACAAGGGCCAGGAATGGGTCGAGGCTTTAGTAGCCCAGGACAAACACAAGGAATGGGTCGTGGAATGAGTGGCCTGGGACAGGGGCCAGACAAAGATGGTGGCCAAGGACAAGGACACGACGTGGGTCCAGGGTTTGGCAGCCCTGGACAGCGGCCAGGCATGGGTAGAGGCTTTGGTGGTCCAAACCAAGGGCCAGGACAGGGCCGTGGCTTCGGCAACAACCAGGGACAGTCTCAAGGACCCGGCGAAGAAGGGGGCTTTCCTAGAGGTGGAGGGTCAGTGCAGTTTGGCCCAGGAAGGGGTCGAGGGAGGGGGCAAGAGCCAGGCCTGCAGCAGGGGAGAGGTCCGGGGATGGGACGGGGTTTCCAGCAGGACAGCCAACAAGGCATGGGTCGAGGGTACGGACAGGAGCCAGGGGACTTCGGAGCAGGGAGAGGCCGTGGTTTTAACATGTCGGAACAAAGTGGTGACAGCAATATACCATCCTTACTTGGAGACAGTCCAGGCACAGGTCAGGCAACGGGTGGCCAAGAAAAATCAAAAGAAGAAACTGAAGAGAATCAAGCATCCGAGCAATCCCTGGGCATGGATGAAGACTTCAGAAAGAGTCAAGGTATGACGTTCGGCCCTCGGGGACAGTCACCGATGCAGAGGCCGAGAGGACCAGGGTTCGGTCAGGCAGAGGGGCAGAGATTCGGCCCGAGAGGGAGAGGGTTTGGTCAGATGGAAGGCGGGCCACGCTTTGGCCCGAGAGGAAGTGGTTTCAACCAGACAGAACGGTTTGGTCCCAGGGGAAGAGGTCTGGAGCAAAACGAGGGCCCAAGATTCGGACCAAGGGGGAGAGGGTTTGACCAGACTGAAGGGCAGAGATTTGGTCCCAGAGGAAGAGGATTTGGCCAGTCTGAAGGTCCAAGATTCGGTCCAAGGGGTCAGAGTGAAGGGTCAAGATTCGGGCCAAGAGGTCGAGGATTTGACCAGACTGAAGGGGCTAGTAGGTTTGGACCAAGAGGAGGTGTTGACCAGTTTGGTAGACCAAGATTCGACCCTAGAAACCAGGAAGGGGTTGGGTCCAGGGGCATGATGGAGGGTCATGGGCCCAGAGGAATGGCTCCCAACCAAGGCCCCAGGCCCCCGGGTCCAGGCACTGCCAGCCCCGCCGAGGAGCCAAAAGCAGCTTCAGCACAAGAAGGGTCAAAAGATGTGGACCTGCGAACAAGCCGCGGCAAAGTGGACGAAACGAAGTCTCAGCCAGACAAAGGGGATAAGAAGGGTCCCGACTCAAAACCCGAACAGGGAAAGAAACCAGAAGTGCCAAAGCAGGGCACCGTGGCGTCCACTGGTCAACCGTCTCAAGCTCCTGCCGGCAAATCTCCCGCTCCCTCTCCAGCAAAACAAGCCATCGACAAAAAGACACCTGAAGCTTCTAAGTCTAGTTCTCAGCCGAGCATGGTGAAAACCTCTGCTCCTCAGTCCAGCGGCTCTCAAACGCCAGCAGCATCCACCTCTACTGTCTCAGGTGCAGGACCATCGCCTCCggtaagggggaggggcgaGACCGCCTCTGAAGTGCCAGAAAAAGGAACAGGAAGCAACAAGGAAGACAAAACAGAAGGCGGTACGCCAAAGTTCTCTCAACGAGAGGCTGACCTCTTGGTGAAGGCTGCTAAGGATCTAAAGATGATCAGGGAGGCACAGGAGCAGCTCAGAAGGCTGGAGGAGATCTCTGCACTACAGAAAGTCACCGCCGCCATGTCCGAGCACCTGAGACCCGGCTCAGGCAGGGGCAGGGGGCGAGGCCAGGAGACAGGTACGGAGTCTAAAGACAACAAGGAAGGGGGAATCGGCAGGGGAAAGGACGTAGGAAGAGGGGCAGCAGGAGAACTAGGTACTAGAGGGCCAGAATCCAGCCTGGGTCGCGAGCCATTGCGTGGTCCAGACTCCGAACAGATCCCTGGAACAGAGCAGGACATGGAGTTAGCCAGCCATTCCAGCAGGGGGTCCAACCACGGCAGAGACCTGGGGGGACTGGAGGGGGCCAGGCTGGGCCGCGGCGGGCCAGACGAGGCCAGGATGGGGTATGATGAGAGGTACAAGAGCTACCGAGAACGAGAGGAGGTCGGCTATGGGGAACAACCATACCGTGGCTAT CAGGATGACTATTACGAGGAGGAGAGCGGTAGAGACCCCTACGGTAGAGAACAGTACCGAGGGCGTCAGCATGCGTATGGTGATGACCGTGACTACGGCGGCGACCCCTTCCAGGACCCGTACTACAGCAGACAGGACGAGTACGGGGAGGACTACAGGAGGGAGACACCGTACTACGAg GATGAGAGGCCAGGTGAGAAGTACAGAAGAGAAGATCCGCTCCGGAGAGGAGAAGAGTACGGCTTGACGGACGACTACAGGTGGGCGGAGGTGTACGGGCGCGGGGAGGAGTTCCCCAGGGGGCGGGACAGAGAGCCCCAACCCCCCGGGGTGGACGACACTTACCTGTACGAGCGACACGCCTACTCCGATGATCAGTACACCTTGGACAG AGCCGGAGTTCGAGAAGATAGCCAGAGCCGGGGGTTGGCTGGCAGGGTGGTGGAGTCCATCGATTATGGGCACGGAGAAAAAG CACCAGGAAAAGGCTTCAGCCATCTCCTGACCACGTCCCCTGCGGAGGCAGCCAGCAAGCCTTCCTTCAGCCACCTCCTCTCAGCCTCAACAGCCACCGCACCGCCCGAGGCTCCCGCCGCCAGCCAGGGCAGCCTGTTCTCCCGGGTCAGCATGGTGGAGGAGATAGACTACGGGCACGGGCAGCATGCGCCTCTTGGACGCGAAGTCGGTGCCGACACGTTCCTGCGCGAACGCGGCGTCGTGGTCGGCCGGGCGGAAGAGGACCGGCTGTCTGGTCGGGGGATTGAAGGTGTGCCGCGGGAGAGGTCGCGCGAACGGTCCAGGGATCGGACGTCGTTGGACGACGGGAGACGTGGCAGGAGCATCGAGGACGCGAGGCTGCCCCCCAGGGAACGCGAGGTCTCACGAGAGAGGGATCGAGAGAGGAGCTGGGACAGAGACAGGGAGAGAAGCAGGGAccgagagagggagagagagagagggtttGTGAGGGAAGGAGACTTGCCGAGTCGTGGACGTGAGCGGGACCTGCCCAGGGACGACCGGGATCGTGGCAGAG GGTTGGACGACCGGTATGACAGGTCACGACGGCGGGAAGCAGACGACCTTGACCGGTACCGTGTTGGGAGAGACCGGGACACCGACCGGGAAGGATTCTATCCCGAgtcgtcatcgtcatcataCCGAGACTACGACCGTGACAGACATGACAGGGAGCGGGATAGAGAAAG TCCTCCTGAGGGGGCTGACTCCCCTTCTCAAGGAACCTCGCTCTCTCAATCAAC gtttccccctcctcctcccacATCGCGCTACGAGAGAGACCGAGACCCCTACGCGCGCGAGAGGGACTTCTACTTCGACCGACAACCTTACGCTGACCGGGGAGCGTACGGCggcggcccccctccccctggccACTACGACGTGCGAGACCCGTATGggggcccccctccccctcagcaGCCGCCGGAGGAACCTAAACCTGAGACGGTGTCAGCTGAGGACATCCTAAAGGAACCCGGCCGCAAGAACAGACCCAAACAG CTTGTTGCGATTCTTCGCGGTCCTCCCGGGTGTGGCAAAACCCACGTGGCAAGACTTATCAAA GAGAAGGAGACAGAAGCCGGCGCCAGCGCACCAAGAATCTTTTCACTCGACGACTACTTCATGACGGAAGTGGAGAAAACGGAGAAAGACCCTGAGACAGGCAGACGGGTCAAGACCAAG GTCCTAGAGTACGAGTACGAGCCTGAGATGGAGGAGACGTACCGTGCCAGCATGCTCAAGGCCTTCAAGAAGAACCTGGACAACGGGTTCTTCCCCTTCATGATCGTGGACGCCGTCAACGACAAGGTCAAACACTTCCAGCCCTTCTGGAGCGCAGCTAAGAGCAAGGGCTTCGAG GTGTACCTAGTTGAGCTGACTGCAGAGCCGCACGCCTGTGCCAGgaagaacacacacaaaagGACACTGAAGGACATCACCAAG ATCCTGGACCGGTGGGAGTCCGCCCCTCGTCACATGATGAGGATGGATGTGCGGATGCTGCTGCAGGAGGCCGCCATTACAGAG GTGGAGATGGAAGACTTCGACAACAGCCAGGACTCCTCCCAGGGAGACCCCCAGCAGAGTGCGGGAAGTAAAGGtccagaggaggaggaagatgctGAGGAGGGG